The following are encoded together in the Bos mutus isolate GX-2022 chromosome 3, NWIPB_WYAK_1.1, whole genome shotgun sequence genome:
- the DUSP23 gene encoding LOW QUALITY PROTEIN: dual specificity protein phosphatase 23 (The sequence of the model RefSeq protein was modified relative to this genomic sequence to represent the inferred CDS: inserted 1 base in 1 codon) produces MGVQPPNFSWVLPRRLAGLALPRLPAHYQFLLDQGVRHLVSLTERGXPHSDSCPGLTLHRLRIPDFCPPGPEQIDRFVKIVDEANARGEAVAVHCALGFGRTGTMLACYLVKERGLAAGDAIAEIRRLRPGSIETYEQEKAVFQFYQRTK; encoded by the exons ATGGGCGTGCAGCCCCCCAACTTCTCGTGGGTGCTGCCCCGCCGGCTGGCGGGGCTGGCGCTGCCCCGGCTCCCCGCCCACTACCAGTTCCTGCTGGACCAAGGTGTACGGCATCTGGTGTCACTGACGGAGCGCG CCCCGCACAGCGACAGCTGCCCCGGCCTCACCCTGCACCGACTGCGCATCCCAGACTTCTGCCCGCCGGGCCCAGAGCAGATCGACCGCTTCGTGAAGATCGTCGACGAGGCCAACGCCAGGGGAGAG GCGGTGGCAGTGCACTGTGCCCTGGGCTTTGGCCGCACTGGCACCATGCTGGCCTGTTACCTGGTGAAGGAGCGGGGCCTGGCTGCCGGAGACGCCATCGCTGAGATCCGGCGCCTTCGACCCGGCTCCATCGAGACCTATGAGCAAGAGAAGGCGGTCTTCCAGTTCTACCAGCGAACGAAATAA
- the FCRL6 gene encoding Fc receptor-like protein 6 produces the protein MLLWTVALLFVPCVGKIVWLSPQAQPHLVFEGDILILRCRGRKNAALSHVKFYRDGKFLHFSMENQPLLLGTATANSSGWYNCTGRVKYPRNMDSWDSGTVMVQVQELFLPPVLTALPSHELCEGSPVTLRCQTKLHSQKSASRLLFSFHKEGRTLKNRSFRPELRIPAAKEGDAGLYWCKASSEGGQIQKQSPQLELRVWAPVSRPLLTLRPTSLAVGDEVELLCEVQRGSPPILYSFHLNGDILRNHVAPHGGPASCLFRVTSEQDAGNYSCEAGNHVSRETSEPETLSVDDPQVLSAPTSSNWLVPWLPASLLAMMVIAAALLGYCRPWRKNGPLPPRNLPSAPSEEQHPLYVNVYHQNENNEGVIYSEIHTITIPREHEARPAQPAQQEKDISVIYAEVRHPQLSKNPDKGLNRRSTIH, from the exons ATGCTGCTCTGGACAGTTGCGCTCCTCTTCG ttccctgtgttgggaaaattg TCTGGCTGAGCCCCCAAGCCCAGCCACACCTTGTGTTTGAGGGGGATATACTGATTCTGCGATGCCGGGGAAGGAAGAACGCGGCACTGTCCCATGTGAAATTCTACAGAGATGGAAAATTCCTCCATTTCTCTATGGAAAACCAGCCTCTCCTCCTGGGGACAGCAACAGCTAACAGCAGTGGCTGGTATAACTGCACTGGGCGGGTGAAATATCCCAGAAACATGGACTCATGGGACTCAGGGACTGTCATGGTTCAAGTCCAAG AGCTGTTCCTGCCTCCCGTGCTGACAGCCCTCCCCTCTCACGAGCTCTGCGAGGGGAGCCCTGTGACCCTGAGATGTCAGACGAAGCTGCACAGTCAGAAGTCGGCCTCGcggcttctcttttccttccacaaGGAAGGCCGCACCCTGAAGAACAGGAGCTTCCGCCCAGAACTCCGCATCCCAGCAGCCAAAGAGGGAGACGCCGGGCTTTACTGGTGCAAGGCATCCTCTGAGGGTGGCCAGATCCAGAAACAGAGCCCTCAGCTGGAGCTCAGGGTGTGGG CTCCCGTGTCCCGTCCTCTGCTTACCCTGAGACCCACCAGCCTAGCTGTGGGGGATGAGGTGGAGCTCCTCTGTGAGGTCCAGAGGGGCTCCCCTCCGATCCTGTACTCATTCCACCTCAATGGGGACATCCTGCGGAACCACGTGGCTCCCCATGGGGGACCCGCCTCCTGCCTCTTCCGGGTGACGTCAGAGCAGGATGCTGGGAACTACTCCTGCGAGGCTGGGAACCATGTCTCCAGAGAGACAAGTGAGCCCGAGACACTCTCTGTGGATG ATCCTCAGGTCTTATCTGCACCCACCAGTAGCAACTGGCTGGTTCCTTGGCTGCCTGCAAGTCTGCTTGCCATGATGGTCATTGCTGCTGCACTTCTGGGGTATTGCAGACCCTGGAGGAAAAACG GGCCCCTTCCACCCCGGAATTTACCCTCAGCCCCAAGTGAAGAGCAGCACCCGCTGTATGTCAACG TTTATCACCAGAATGAAAACAACGAAGGAGTTATCTACTCTGAGATTCACACAATCACAATCCCAAGGGAGCATGAAG